From the Elusimicrobiota bacterium genome, the window AGTTCAAGATCGGGTATTCACCCCGGGATAATAGTGTGGTTGGATTATTGAAATCCAACGGATATAAAGACGAGGAATTGAGTAGGTCCGGGCTTGTAAGGTTTGCGGATACGCGTAATGAGTGGTATGACACGTTTCGCTCTAGGTTGATGTTTCCGATATTCGATCAGCGAAATCGGATAATAGCGTTCGGGGGAAGAATACTCGACGATGCGAATAATGAACAAGCGAAGTATATTAACTCACCGGAGACTATGGTTTTTAGTAAAAGCCGTACATTGTATGGGTTATCACAGTGTTCTCAAGGTGTAAGAGAAGCAGGGAAGATTGTTGTGGTAGAAGGTTATATGGATACAATATCGTTGCATCAGGCGGGATTTACTTACGCTGTTGCGCCGTTAGGTACGGCATTGACAAATGAACATGTCGGGATTCTTAAACGGTACAGTGATGAAGTGTATTTATCGTTTGACAGTGATAACAGCGGGGTAATCGCTACGTTGCGCAGTATAGCGATATTATTAGCGGCAGATGTTTATCCAAAAGTGATAGTAATCAAAGGAGCAAAGGATCCGGATGAACTTCTTAATAAACCGGATGGCGCGGAGTTGTACGCTAAGTTAATTGAAACCGCAAAAGAAGGGTTTGAGTTCTATATTGACACACTAGTAGCTAAGTACGGCAATGGTACGTCTGCCGGTAAGCGTAATGTCGTAAAGTCTACCATAGAATTTATGGTAAAAATACCTAATGAAGTAGTAAAAAATGAAGCTCTGTGTTATCTCTCAAACATGGTTAATATTCAACCCGAGATTTTGTCGATGGAACTGCGTAAGTACGAGAAAACAGGGAGTAAAGATTTTGGTAGTGATATTCAGAGGGTCGAGGTGAATAATAAAATTACCGTGGAAGAAGAACTTCTTAATCTGGTAGTGAATACCCCGGGCCTTATTAAAGATGTACGGGAGTTTAGTGTTGTTGAAATGCTCGAGGACAAAAGAGTGGCGGATACTATAAAATATCTGATGGAACGCGATGAACATGGGTTTAAGGTGTGCGTCAATGATATCCTGAGTATGTATCTCAACGACGAAAATACTGAATTACACGACTGGCTTTCACGGGTAGTGATGTTGGACAGAGGATTTTCTGACGTAAAAAAAACTGTGCAGGGTGT encodes:
- the dnaG gene encoding DNA primase; this translates as MSDNSIFDEIRTKVNIVEVVRDRVPNLVKAGRGYKALCPFHKEKTPSFLVSQEKGLFRCFGCGVGGDVIRFVIMMDKITMPEALEVLAKRANITLPQSTRYTRNPEAEAKREQFLKMNETVADYYHNYLCDSQETRGVRQYLKKRNVDDHVVNKFKIGYSPRDNSVVGLLKSNGYKDEELSRSGLVRFADTRNEWYDTFRSRLMFPIFDQRNRIIAFGGRILDDANNEQAKYINSPETMVFSKSRTLYGLSQCSQGVREAGKIVVVEGYMDTISLHQAGFTYAVAPLGTALTNEHVGILKRYSDEVYLSFDSDNSGVIATLRSIAILLAADVYPKVIVIKGAKDPDELLNKPDGAELYAKLIETAKEGFEFYIDTLVAKYGNGTSAGKRNVVKSTIEFMVKIPNEVVKNEALCYLSNMVNIQPEILSMELRKYEKTGSKDFGSDIQRVEVNNKITVEEELLNLVVNTPGLIKDVREFSVVEMLEDKRVADTIKYLMERDEHGFKVCVNDILSMYLNDENTELHDWLSRVVMLDRGFSDVKKTVQGVMKTIEDKYLKRKCELLKKEVGNICTLKQAEDYSPEDHEVVNEYNRIMRRLKGTRH